TATATTTATTGTTTTCGTATTTATTTCATTCACGtaacaaaaattttcatgataattttagaacaattgatttttttactttCATCGAATGGGTAATCTTTTCGAAATTTGTCTAAACTATTCGGTGAAAATTTCgccctggcatccctgattagaaattgttttcatttaacGATTTAGTAGCGCGCTAATATGAATTTGTAGTATATAACTATTTATCCACAATAATCAACCTTTGAAGATAAAAAGTAGAATGGATACGGTTGGCAAATTGGAGGAAGAAGCCCTTAAACGCAAGGAACGGTTAAAGCATCTAAAACGTAAGCAAGAAACCAGCAACAGTGAATCAAACCAGATAGCCGAGTCCATCCCAAAGTAAGAAAATTGTTCGCAGTGAAAGATCATAAAAGTTGAAACTTGATGCAATTTTTCTTCATTCCCACAGGCCAGTTTTTCGTAATTACCGCCCGGAAAGCgaagaaatcaaagaaaatgCGATCGAAGAAGTATCTCCCATAGATCTGGAAACAGAAATAAGTTCTCAGCTGGCTATGATGAAGGCTCCTATTGTAATAGAAGATATCGACATAGCCAATCTAGCACCAAGGAAACCTGACTGGGACTTGAAGCGAGATGTTTCGAAAAAACTAGAGAAACTGGAACGACGGACACAAAAAGCGATAGCAGAATTGATTCGTGACCGCCTAAAAGCGGGTCAGGACGATATATTGCAAGCAGTGAACGTCGCATCAGCGTCTATCACTTCCGCTAATAACGAGGATGAATAAAAAGACGGGAAAACCACATTTATAAACATGATTATTTTACATACAAATATTTAACTAGCTGTacaattgaaaacaaatttgtCATCATTCTATCCGATTTTGCGGCCTCAGATATCGATTTGAATAATGTGTGGTTGTCACCGATGCTGGTTCAATATTTTGACATTGAGAAACTTTCATGATCAGATCGttgatttctaaaaaaaaataaaacgtgaAATTCAACGCTATTGTAATGTTTTTGATCAACCTACTTTTTCTATACTTTTCCTCGATTGCATCGGACGTTTCTTTGATTCTCCGAACCGATTGTGCATATTCTTCGCTTGTTACTTGATTCTTCATGTGTTCCTGCTGAATTTGTCTTACTGTTTCTTGAAGCTCATTGAATTCTTTTTCTTTATTCTGTATCAGTTTTTCTTGTCTCATTGCAATCTCCGTCCGCAACTCTACCTTGCTCTTCAGCTTCATCACTTCTTTGTTTAAATTATTTATCACGATATTTGCATTTGAAATTTCATCAGTCGTAAGTTGCAAGGCATTCTTTTTCGTCTGGCAAATATTGCGTTCCGCTTCTAGCTCAGCCTCAAGTTCAGATTTTTGCTTTTCAGTTATTTTCAGCTTACTTTGTAGTTCGATTATTTGTTTTCGCAGGTCTACAATGACAGATTCGTGTTTCCCATCGCGACACTGGTATGATTGCAATTCGGATTTGAGCTGTTCATTTTCATCTCGGACGCGGCTACTCAGAGTTTTCAACTTGATATTCTCTTCCCGTACAGATTCGTAACGTTTAGATTCTTGC
This genomic window from Malaya genurostris strain Urasoe2022 chromosome 1, Malgen_1.1, whole genome shotgun sequence contains:
- the LOC131428919 gene encoding coiled-coil domain-containing protein 12, encoding MDTVGKLEEEALKRKERLKHLKRKQETSNSESNQIAESIPKPVFRNYRPESEEIKENAIEEVSPIDLETEISSQLAMMKAPIVIEDIDIANLAPRKPDWDLKRDVSKKLEKLERRTQKAIAELIRDRLKAGQDDILQAVNVASASITSANNEDE